Part of the Strix aluco isolate bStrAlu1 chromosome 20, bStrAlu1.hap1, whole genome shotgun sequence genome is shown below.
GGGGGAGGCTGTGTCTGCCATGAGACCCTTCTTCCTGGGAGTGGGGGGCATGGGGAGCGATCCGCAGCTGGTTCAGCAGCAGCACGGTTCTGCCATGACTGTCTCTCTGCCCGCCCCCTTCGAGTGGCACTTCAAGGGCTAGAAACTTGCTGGGCTCGgctctttcctcatcctcccgGCAGGCAACGTGAAGAATTGAACCACAGCCCAGGAGACCAGCCGGCTTCACACGGTCGATGCCTCCAGCAAAGTCAAACCAGCCGCCGCTTCTGCTGTCCTCTTTGTCCCCTTGAAGGAGGAATCCCCTCTTGAGACAGAGGAGCCTACATTGCCCGGGGCCTGGCCAGCTGCTGTGGTGGCTGACGGCTCTCCAGCTGCTTGGAGTCGGGTGAGGAGAATCCCTGAGCCTCTGGCAGGCTTGACCAGTTGTCAGCAGAGCCTCCTAAAACTGATTGGAGCTGCTTAAAGCGCGCCTATGGTGTTGCCTCTTGGTGCGTGGGGTGTAGCCGTTCCCCAGCTGTATGGGCAAGGCACAGAGGAGGCTGCGTGTGCTGGCCAGCCCTGGTCATAACAGTACAGCTTGAGATATCGTGCTGTATTGCCTGTTgtacctctctccttttcctttgtgGCCACAGCAGCGCCGCCTCCAGTCGCTCTCGTGCATCCCACACAGGTTCCTCACATCCTCCTTCCAGCACTGGGTGTAAGAACTGTGGCTCTGTTGTCTTGCAGTTGCATTTGTCTTCCCATCAGCTTTGTGTTTGTATTGAGACGTTTCTCTGAGAGCCAAGAGCTTCTCATGCTTGCTGTGATGAGGCCACTGGTGGGCAAACCAGGCTGCCTCTTCCCCTGGGTAGGTACAACCTGGGTAAGTTGTATTTTGTCACGTGCACTGGGTGTCCCTGGGTTGGAGCTGCCATGGCAGTCTGGTTAGTCTGAGTTTGAAGCAACAAGAATCATGCTGGGAAGGTTGACTAGCCGTTAGGCCCTGCTGCGCTGGGTGCTGCACAAATGCTAACACCATCACTGCTAATCCTGACTCCTAAGAGACACTTCAGGACAAAGATTAGAGGCCTTGAGAAGGGCCTCTTAAATCACATCATCAGTCACTGGCGAGGATATACGGTAAGTGCTGTGCTGTATCCCGGGGGGAATGCAGAACCCTCAAGATGCAGAGTCTGAGTTTTGTGTTGGATATCCCTGAATTGTGTAGCACTTCCCTGTCTCTCAGCCCTGTGAGCCCTACAGCTAGGAGCTTGCTGTAGCTCCCAGAGGTTTTAGAGCATAGTGCTGTTACAGCTCATGAAAGACTGTGTGGGCGACTGGAGAGCCTGCCTCAGGCTGGGCTTTGTACTAGGCTGATCTTCTGAGGGGAGGGATGGTTTTCCTGGCCCCTCTGCATTTTGGGGAGGGTTGGCACATCCTGTTTCCGTTTGTCACCCTTGGGAAGGATGATGTGGGCTTTAACGACTTCAATCCAGGGCAGAGATGTCGGAGCCTGACGGACTGCTCTGTTTTATGTCACCATGACCCCTCATCTTCTGTGTCTTTGTAGCCCATTGAAAAGCTGGTGGCTCTTCTGAACACTCTTGACAGATGGATCGATGAAACCCCGCCAGTGGATCAACCTTCTCGCTTTGGGAACAAAGCCTTCAGGACCTGGTACGCCAAACTAGACCAGGTGAGCCTGTCTTTCACGTGTAGTGAAAGCTGCTACATGCAGCTCCTACAGAAGGGCAGCGTGCCCAGCAGGAGTAGCAGAATGGCTCCCTCACTGTGTGGCAGCCAAGCAGCCTACAGAGGAATTGCTCAGATAAGCTCTGAAGGCTTCATCTCTTGATATCCATCACTTACCCCTGATCTGGCGCTGTCTTCTCCTGTGAGAGCGTACAGGCTACGTAAATGCCCTTGGCTGGGTCTCCAAGTCCTGGATGAGCCATGAGGGCCCCCCAAACCCAAGGAACTCCTTTGCTTTTTAACTGCCCACTGTGTCTGCTAGCTGATGGGCGACACACACAATCAGAGGAAGGTTGTGAAACTGCTCGACTTCCTTCAGCTCGGAGCACTTGCCCTGCACCAAGCTCTGGAGGCAGCACAGGCCCAGCAGCAGTGAGCTTGCAGGTGTTCTGCTGCTCTATGATGCTTTTGTCCTGGACATGAGTTAGTGGCCAACTGGGTTGATGTACTTGGATGGtggagcttttttttcctccaggatgTGTGTGGCCTGGGTAAGTGTCAGGACAAGCTCTCCCTGAATTGCTCCATCTCTGGAGTTGACTTCTTCAACAGGAGAATTTGCTCCTCTGTCATGCTGGCTCTGTCCACTGTAGGAGTGCACCATTGCAGCTCCCACTCTGCAACAGCGTCTGAGCAGAGAGTGACTTGTTCCTGGGAACTGTGACAGATCTGCACTCACTTGAGGGAATCTTTTGTGTCTTTCAGGAAGCAGAAAAGTTGGTGGCAACAGTGATTCCCAAGCATTTGGCTGATGCTGCACCAGAAGTGGCCGTGTACCTGAAGGAGTCTGTGGGGAACTCCACCCGCATTGACTATGGCACAGGTACCTGGGCACGCGCGCTGGCGAGGCTGGACTCCCTCGTGTAGTGGCCCTTCGGAGCCTGGTGCTGCGTTTATTTAAATGTGTTATTGCTGGTATTTTGAGTGTCAGCTTGAATCAAACACCTTCCTTCTGGGGCCTCCTCACCTCTACATCTAGTGTGGGCTgtgactgagagagctggggctgggagcagggctgtgccagacCTATGACACCCTGTTCACGTCTCAGCTGAGGAAATATGAGCCCTTCTGGGATAAGCTGTAGGAGCTGCTTTACCGCATACAGCAGTCCTGTACCTGCTGATCTGTAGTAGGCAGCTTAGAGGGATAAAATACAATTGCTTGAATTGGAACTACAGTGGGAACCAAGTTCGTGTTCAGTGGGAGGTGTCTTGAGGTCTGGTGCTTCCTAGAAGTGACACCACTGTTTACAGAGGGACTTTGTAATCTGAAGGTAGAAGCATTTTGCACCTAAATTGATACTGAATTGCAGGTTGAAGTAACCACACTGGCTTTAGTTAGACTAAATCCAGAATCGTCTATGTGCTCTGCTCCTCTGTCTGGAGGGCAGGTGTGTCCTCACCAACAGGCGGAGAGCAGAACTGTGGGTGCGAGGAAACACAACTTTAgacctgggcagggagaggacgAGGAGGACGTGAGTAAAAGGATGAAGAGCTGGAGGCTGTGCAGTGCTTGCCAGGAGAGCTGCGGCTCGCTGGCACCAGGGGGAGATGTTGTCTTTGGAAAGGGACCCGCTGGCGGGGGTTTTGTCAGCTTGGGGAAGGAAATTCAGCCTTTCCTCCCCTCCTGTGTGTCCCAGGCCAGAGGCCCATGTCCTAGCACAGTGGCTAGACTGTAGGTACACTTTGTTCCCATAGTGGGAGCTGGACTTCTTCACAGCATGGAGCTGCTGATCTTGTACTCTCCCTTCTTCTGTGGTCCCTTTCACTAAAAGACATTTCTAGGTTTGCTGgttgtttcttttcattgctgttaACTGGGGGACCAAGCTGCAGAGGCTCAGCCTGAGATCCTGGTACCTTCTGGGACGGACTGTTCCTGGCAGCGTCATGGGATCTGCATCCTTCCGACAGCGAGATATTTttgaagtgggaggaaatctgtTTACTTGCAGATGTGAGGTTCCCTCGCATCTCCCGAGCAGATGACTCTGCGGTGCTACACTTCCCCTGCTGTGCCAAGCTCCTGGGAAAGGCCCTGCCTTGCTCCCAGCATGCCCAGTGCTGGAGCTGTTTTTCCTCAGGAACTTCTTATTTTCTCAAAGTTAATCACCTTATGAGTGTCTAGAAGGTATACTTTGGGTGGGTGCTGCGTGGGGATGAAATATTGTCAGCTCATGGCATTAATAAGGACAATAGGGATGGGGCTTTTGAGATGGGGCTGTGACTGATGTGATTTCTGAAGGGCCATTGTGCCCACAGAAAGCTTGTCCTGGGGACCAGAGACACCAGTGTCATGTCTCTTCATGTCTTTTAACTCTAGGGCACGAAGCTGCATTTGCAGCcttcctctgctgcctctgcaaaATCGGTGTGCTCAGAGTGGATGACCAGATGGCCATCGTCTTTAAAGTATTTAACAGGTGAGGTAATGGAAGGAGAAGGACTGGAAGCACTGGGCTGTTTGAGGGTAGGTCCCTGACAGTGTCCCCTTCCAGCTGAGATGTGAGCTGTTACTGCCTGTTCTGCATGCCAGGCTCCTCTTGAAGTCTGGGCTGATTGTGCCCCCTTTCTTCCACCCATTCGCACCAATTTGGGAGTAAGAAATTATAAAAGCCTCCTCCTGGGGTGTGAGCTGGGAAAATAAGGGCCTTCTACAAAGTTGTGTACGTAATTAGAGAACGTGAGTGCTGAAGAGTTTGCTGGCCTAGGGAAAAAGGGCAGAATGGGAGAACTGAAGACAAATTGAAACAAAATTAGGAGGCAGATGTACTTTTTAATGGACTGTGTTGGTGACCCATTTTAACTATCTCCAAAAGAggtgatagcaccttgtctgttaGGGGCTGAGTGTCCTTCTGGAAAGTTACTTTACTTGAGCACAGGTTATTGTGCTCTGCAGAGGTGTGTGGGTGAAGCTCTGTGCTTTGTGATGGACAGGAAGATCTGATCAGAGGATCTAACATCTCTTCaggcattaaaaaacccaaacatctacGAAACTGGCAGGCCTCCACTGCTCCTAGATGTGTTTCCAGCCCAGGAGGTAGAGTTGGTAGTGATGAAACTGGTGGAATGGGTGTTTGGAGTTGAGAGATCTAATCCCAGCTGTATCACTGTTTGGTGGCATGGAAACAAATTCCTTCAATAGTACTTCCAGCTTTAATTTTCCACCTGAAAAGCGGAAGTAGCAGTTGCTGCAAGGTGGAAAGCTTTCTGAGCTCTTTTGGAAGCTGTTGAAGGAGAGCGAAGTGTCAGTGTTTTCAAACAACAGTGGAGTGGGGAGAGATCTGCACCAACATAAGACGCTGCAGATAAAATAACCCCCTGCCACTTGATTTCTTAGTGAATCTGGtgtagaaaaaaaccaacccaatttttaaaaagtgctggtATTTGTTACTATACGTGCTGTCAGGCTGCTTTCTCTGTCAAAGGAGCTGAATATATATCCTATGTACTGTGCTGGATGTGCCGGTCCTGCTTGCAAGCGAGAGTTGTGTCCCTCTCCAGACTGATTGTTCTTGTCCTCGTGTAAGTCAGTGAAGACAGAAGAAGGCCTTGGCTTAACCCTTCCTTCTGTCTTTGGTCTCAGGTACCTAGAAGTGATGCGAAAACTTCAGAAGACCTACAGGATGGAACCTGCTGGCAGCCAGGGCGTGTGGGGCTTGGATGACTTCCAATTTCTACCTTTCATATGGGGCAGTTCCCAGCTGATAGGTACTAACAAAAATCTTCTCGTGTCCCAGCCTGCCCCCTGCCCCGTCTGTCTAGGTTGCAAAGATGATGGGGCTTGGGACTGACTTTTAAATTCAAATATGTCAGATTTGTGTATAATACAGCAGAAGTTTGCTTGgggcttgaattttttttttttttcctcagctttccaAATAAAGCTAGTTGCTTAGGTTGGGAGATGGAAGGCTTTCTTGTACAGTACATCTGTCTGTATTGCAATGACTACAAGCTTTTTAAAAGGAGAGTCTTGGTTTTGGTGctagaaaacacattttctgccCTGGGGAGTTTACCAGGTGCTCTCACAGCTGAGGTACTCGAGTGGGAGATGAGATGGAAGGGAACAGCTCTGTGCTGATTTCTGAGAAGCTCTGATGGGAGGATCATGTTTCTTCTGGAGAAGGGGCAGGACAAGACCTGACTGAACTTGATCTCAGAAGGGGGGTGGCACACAGGTTACTTCCTATTGTCTCTTACTCTTTTTTAGACCATCCAAATCTGGAGCCTCGACACTTTGTTGATGAGAAGGTGGTAAATGAAAACCATAAGGACTTCATGTTCCTGGAGTGCATCCTCTTCATTACAGAGGTGAGGACTGGAAGGTTTGTCCCACAGGGAGGTTCTCTTGACATTAGATACTTGGCTCTGGCTGtggttttctcttcctcctttgcttGTTTGCTCTCATGGAACTGTGCGGATGAACCATTGTTGCATGTCTGAGGTGCTCTCCTTGAATGAGTTGAGACAGGGATGTTGAGAGGAAAGTATAATTAAGCTAGATGGGCTGTGGATTGCAGCTGAAGGGAGCTGTAACAAGAGCAAACAAATAACCTTGGATCAGTCAGTGGGAACTTGAATGGAGAAGGCTGGTGCCTGCAAGTATGCGAGGAAGATGAAGTCGGAGCTGCAAAACGACTGGGCTTGCCAAGATaacctcccttccctccagctgtTGGGTGCTGCCTGGCAGGCCCTGGGCCTCCTTTGCGTAGGGCAGGCTCCCAAACCTCTGTGCAGCTTGGTCTCCTGCAGATTCTACCGAGAGAGTTGCCCATTAAACGCTCCCTATTTGCAAATGATCTAGATGGTGCTGAGATTCACCCACCTGGCAACACTCTCAGGGCCGGTGTTTCTGCTCAAGCACTGGAGGGCCCTTGGGTGAGGGACTGGGGATATTCAGCTTGTTGCCAACCATGGGCAGTGTTTCTCAACGAGGGAGCTCACGGATTTCTGCCTTCAGCCGCCGTGGATGATCTGGCCCCCTTGTTTGGGCAGGGAGAGCAAGATCCACATGCTCTGTTGTGGTGAGGAAGTTCTTGTCTCTGGCAAGAGAGAGTTGATGGGATTAATTTTGAAGGACAGAGTGTGGTTCTTTCCCTTTGTTCTGGTTGCTTCCCCCCCTCTCTTGCCTCTAATTTAGTGATTAGATGAGAAGGGAGGTTACAGAATACGGACTTAGCTTTTCATGTAGGAAATTTTCATAGGAGCCTTTGGCCCAAACCCCGGGAGGTGCTGTGTCAGGTCCTGCTGAATCTAGTAGGGTTTGTTGGTACTTAGCACCTCACAGGGTTTAACCCTTAATGCAGAGAGAAATCATGCCGTGGGTAGTAAAAAGGTGCTGACGAAAGGGATCAAGATGGGGACAGGAAAGCAGGAGCCAAGGAGCTCtaagatttgttttaatttgggcCTCTGTAATATCCAGACAGTGCACTAACCtgttaaaaacataaaaacatacatCTTGACGTGTGTGTAGAAAATTCTTCAGTGCACAGATGACATGTAAAGTTTAAAATACACAGCACCATACTGCTTCTTCAGGTCACTCTGCTTTTGCCTGCAGAATATTCGCTTTTTAGTAGGCTTTTAAAATAAGtgatttcacttctttttctgcaCATTTGTTGAGAATATTGGAATTCAGTGTTTCTGCTGAGTTCCTGAGTGCCACCTGGTGGCAAGGAGCCCTCCTCTCGGGCCCTGCTGGCGTGAGCCGCTAAGGGATGGCAACAACCTGGATTATCAAATGCGTGGTGTTTTCAATCCATCTTCATGCAGGCACTGGTACCTTTTTgtaaagattttgcttttaaaatttgttttttctctcccagATGCCTGGGAAGGCTGTTACTGCCACTAGGGGGGGCTGAGACAGCCTCGTGTGTCCTCCAAATGCTTTCTCTccaaaatcaacaacaaaacaaaatagcagGGAAAAAGATAGAAGGGATTAAAGACTTTAATAAATGAAcgatattattttcttctgagctTGTCAGCTGGAAACAGCTCTCCTTTAAAGGTGTTAAGGATGTAGCAAACACCATAACAGTTCCCACAGTGGGTCTGGTACGTCTTACCGACATGAGAGCAGGTTTTGTTTCAGCAAGCTACAACCGAGGTAGGTTGTTTTCTTTCAGCCAAGAGAATATTCTCTTGAGCAGGTATTTTTCTCAGCCCCTGGGTGACGTTTCGGGGATATGAATATACACTGTCGTGGTGTTTGCCACGTGTATATTTAAACCTCAGGCTCTTCAAGTAGCAGCAAGATGATGTCCAGGCTGAACCCACGGAGGCATCCTTACAGCAGCACCACCCTGCACGGCGCGCAGGCACAGCAGCGAGCCTTGCGTAAGCTGGCCTGCTGTTGGGAAATCTGCGGGGTGGTTTTGGACCTGAATGTTTGGTTCTTGAATAGGGTGAGGTTTATGGAGCCGGCTGGGACTCGAGCTGTCCCCCGTGCTGCTGCCTTGCCTGCCAAACCGTGCTGTGGGGTGCGTGTGGTACCTGTAGGTGCGAGGATGAGGAGGGTTTGGGAGCATCTCTGCGGTGCCTGCTGTGCTAGGGGCTGTGGACGGCAGCGATGGCagggctgtgtgtgtgtttgtgcagaaAAGGGGTGCTGGGTACGCCCCGGCTGTTGCGGTGGATCAGTGTGATCGCCCAGATGCTCCTCCGagggcccagggcaggcagcaggaatTTCAGCTTCAATCTGGCTTCTAAATTTGGAGGTTTGGGAAGGGAGGGCTCGGGTTTCGGCTGGAAGGGAAGGAGCTGACAGGAAAGCACGGCCTCAGCCGTCCCCCTCCCCCCGGCACTGACAGAGGAACCATTTACAAAAGGCCGATTCTCTTGGGAACCGAGAGGCAGGAACGCCGCGTCTGTGAGTAATTTCCTGCTCAATATGGCTGCTCTGACTCACTCCGTTCCCCTGGGGTCACTGCGGGACTGCAGCGCGCTCGCTGCCTCTCGCTCTCCCCCCCAGCTCTCTGTCTTTGCCCTTTGTGGCTGGaaggagatgattttttttttttttggttcccccccccgcccatTGTCCccttattttttccctcccagtttgAAACTGTAGCCAAGCCATCCCttgctgggtgctgtgggtgaGGAGGGCCTCGGTGGCGGCCGTGCCAGGTGCTCGCACAGCCCCAGGCACGAGCGTGGGGCCGGCCAGCCGCGCTCACCTCCTCCGCGCTCTCCGGCACGCTTGCTCTGGCTTGGGAAGGGGGGAGAAGCAAAGcacagtggtggtggtggctgaTGCAAGCTGTGCCCCTGCGAagggcagcgatgctggagggaGGTTTGGCGTCGAAACACACGCAGCCAAATCTCCCATACGAGGAGGAGGGATGCTTTGAGCGAACCGCCTGGCGCTGAGCTCCCTGGCAGCCTTTAACTTGGGTGCCCGCCGGTGCCAAATCCTTGCGCTTAATAACACGCCGGCTCCGCTGGGTAGCGTCGTGCTTTGTGTATCTGCGCGTTTCATCTTGTATCCGCAAGGAAAGCGCGCACGGCCGAGGGGAGCGGGAACGGCTGAGCAGCTCATCTGTCATCCCCCAGCTCACGAGAAGCGCCGAGGGGAAGCGGGGGTGCGTCTGCGCTCTCCCGGCAGGCGGCAAAACTACAGACCCACTTCCCCCGGTGCTCTGGCCCTGAGGTCAGCAGGTTTGAAACACGTTGTTCTCCAAGCAGTGGGGTGTTttgggtcccccccccccccctttccctctctttctctgctgcaggctggtgCCACACAGACCTCGCAGAAGGGCAGCAGCAAGTTCCCAAAGCGGATTGATTGGCCTTGCTTGCTTTTACAGTAGGCAGAGAGGTGGATTGGAGGCTCTTTTTCCACCCTCGCTCCAGGCCTGTGCGTGCGTGGAGGGAAGGGGTTAGTTGTTCGAGCCCCGAGTTGAGAATGAGAGTCCAAGAGATTCCTCTCTCCCCACGCTCCTTTTTAGCGTGAGCTCCGGCCTTGTGGTTTCTGATGTCATGGGAACTTTGCTCAGTCAGAGTGGCTGcgttgtatttctttttctccctgagggTCTGTTTTTATTcatggaggagaaggagagacaaCTACCCAGGGAATCTACATGCAACTGTCCCTGATTTCagcttcccccctgccctccctcctccaaACCCCTCACCCTGGGAGGAGAAACACtggagtattaaaaaaaaaaaaaaaaaaaattaaaaaaatgtaaagcatcTGCTGCAAGCTAGCAACTCGCAGCTCTGGAGCCCATTTGGAGAGCAGGACTGGAGCATgtcccccctgctcctgcctccccccagagccctcctcTACTAGAGGCAGGTGTGGAGTGGGCTGCGGACACTGGAGCTGCTGCCAACCTGCGCTGCCCTCTGCATTCAGGGAAGGCAGCGGCCGTTGTCGCTGCTGCTTGTTGTTGATCTGAATGGGGAATGAGTCATTTTCTTGGAAAGCCCAGCAGTGCTGCACTGGGAGGTTTCTGGGTAGAATAGGAACAGCGTTAAGCCAAGCTCTACTGGGGGGGAGAATGGGCCTTACGTGGGGCTTTTTTAATGCAGTCATTAAAAGGGAGGTGTGCAGAGGGAGGTCTGATTAGGAAAGCGTGGCAGGGAAAAGGCTTAATTTTATCAGGGAAGGGGGAGAGCTGGATTGCCACGGCTTCATGTGATGTGGCCACAGCAGGAGGGagtgtggagggagggagggaaggcgcAGTGAGGTGGCTGGTGCGTGGGTCACAGGGCTTGGTGGGAATGTTTGCTTGGAGAGAGTGTGAGCGTGAGTCACTGCTGGTGCACGAGCTTCCTGGCTGGCCCCGCTCCCTCAGCCCTGCTCTTGGGTCTCTTTCAGATGAAGACGGGCCCCTTTGCTGAGCACTCCAACCAGCTCTGGAACATCAGCGCCGTGCCCTCCTGGTCCAAGGTCAACCAGGGCCTCATCCGCATGTACAAGGCAGAGGTGAGCGCCGTGGGCAGGGGGAGGCTGCTCGGCCACACGCCTCCTCCCTTCCACTGCGCTGTGGGTCAGCTCTTCTCTTCTGCTGCTCCTTGGCGTGGGGGCCCCAGCACGGCCGGTCACTGCCCTGTGCTGAATGTGGCTTGGGAGCCCTTGGCAGTTCAGGTGCTGCTGGCTAGAAGGAGGCTCCTGCCTGCCTAGTGTTTGCCCCCAAACCAATCCCAGAACGGCCATTCCTCTCAGACGTGACTTTTGTCATTTCTCGTCTTCCCATAGTGCAAGTTCCAAGTCTCCAAATTAGGGCTGATATCTTGTCCTTCTGGTCCCCGCACTGCTATTTTACCAGCTGGAGGAGACTTAGTTTAATCATCCCATGTTTCAAGAGCTCCAGAGCAGGCTGAACGCTTCCCACTAATCTCCCCTCTCTACAAGTCCCATCCATGCAGTGTGCTGGGCCGGCGAGGCCACAGCTCCCCCCCGGCTTGGCAGCTCTCCACCCGTCCGGGCTCTGCTGGCGCTGCCCCAGCAGGCTTTCCTGGTGAGCCCTGACCTGGGGAACCGGGCAGTTTTGGCTCTCCCttatctctccttcctcctcgAGCTAACCCTGAGCTTGAGGAAGCAGGACAGGAACCGCCACATCTGGGCCTCCTGAGGGAATGGCTGACGGGCGGCATCTCTTGCTGGGGAGGATGGAACCGTGCTGCCTCTGCGGGTAGGCACTGGCTGCGCTAAAGACACTGGAGAAACAGGGATGGTGCAGCTCCCTGGTTCACCCAGGGAGGCCGGTGGTGCTTGAAGGAGTTAATCCTATACCCTGTGGTCTCTGCTCAGGTCAACCATGCTCCTGTTGCTGGGACATACGTTGCTGGGACGTAGGGCAGAGGCTGGGCGGGCAGCTCTGCTCAGACCCAGTGCACAAAGGGGTTAACTGTGCCTAACTTGGCGcgctccctcccccagcccttcctctgcACTGCACATCCTGTGTTTAGGTTCCAGGCCACATACCTCTCTAATCTGTGAGGTGTCACTCCCAGGCCCGCTGGCTCCTTCCGCCCCCAGCTCAGTTTTCCTCCCAGCCTCCAAAGAGGagaagcagggctgggggtcGACCCCCTCAACTGGCTGCTCCTTGGAGGGGTGCCCCTGGGCTGCCCCTCCGGGACTGCCCCTGCTGACAGCTCCCTCACGGGCTGGAGACGCTGCCTGCGGGGAAACCTTGAGCTGGAGGCGCTGGTGTGAGAGCTGGGGTGTCTGAAGGGAAGACCCCAGCCCTGGGAGCGCTGTTAAAGTGAAACAGAGGCCCCCTGAAACCTAGAGCATGATCTGCTGCTGCCTCAACAGCCCTGCCttgctccttcctttcctttagaCCAGTTCCTTCGCATGCTCTTTGGGTGCTCCCCTGGCATCCCTCATGCCCCATGCTGTTGGGGTGCCCCTGCCTGGTGCCCCACATGCCCTGTGCCCTATGGTTGTTCCCACCTATGTACCACATACGTGGCTGGAGAAGCTTGGCAGTGATGTGCCCATGGTGCAATGTGCATGTTCACTGATGTCTTGGGGCCACCATGTGCTGGCAGATCTCCCTGGCCTGCTGGGGACAGCACAGCTCGGGGCTCCTCTGGAGACTGGGAGATTCTTTGGCTCTTCTAGGTTCACTCCAGACACGGCCTTTTCTGGAAGCCTTGATCTGTTTTGAATAGCAGATGACATTGTGTGGAAATGCCGGATCCAGTACTGGTGGGTTTCTAGAAATATCTAGAGATGTAGCTGTGTCAAGGGGAGGATGCAAAAACTGCTAGGAAGAGTTATGACACAAATTTAGGCTAAGGTGTAGAAAACATTGAGTCAACCAAAGCgctttaaatttagttttttcCTCAAAGAATATTTGTAGATCTTAAAGGACTATTCCTAAGCACATGATCCTCATGCAGTGGTGTCCTCTCCTGGCATGGCATGGTGTGTGTGTCCATCTGgatgggcagaggagagggggcaCTGCTGAGTTCTCCCTGATTCCTTGTATCTGCTCTGGGGAGtctcccac
Proteins encoded:
- the PTPA gene encoding serine/threonine-protein phosphatase 2A activator isoform X4, whose product is MLAVMRPLVGKPGCLFPWPIEKLVALLNTLDRWIDETPPVDQPSRFGNKAFRTWYAKLDQEAEKLVATVIPKHLADAAPEVAVYLKESVGNSTRIDYGTGHEAAFAAFLCCLCKIGVLRVDDQMAIVFKVFNRYLEVMRKLQKTYRMEPAGSQGVWGLDDFQFLPFIWGSSQLIDHPNLEPRHFVDEKVVNENHKDFMFLECILFITEMKTGPFAEHSNQLWNISAVPSWSKVNQGLIRMYKAECLEKFPVIQHFKFGSLLPIQPVTS
- the PTPA gene encoding serine/threonine-protein phosphatase 2A activator isoform X2, translated to MLTPSLLILTPKRHFRTKIRGLEKGLLNHIISHWRGYTPIEKLVALLNTLDRWIDETPPVDQPSRFGNKAFRTWYAKLDQEAEKLVATVIPKHLADAAPEVAVYLKESVGNSTRIDYGTGHEAAFAAFLCCLCKIGVLRVDDQMAIVFKVFNRYLEVMRKLQKTYRMEPAGSQGVWGLDDFQFLPFIWGSSQLIDHPNLEPRHFVDEKVVNENHKDFMFLECILFITEMKTGPFAEHSNQLWNISAVPSWSKVNQGLIRMYKAECLEKFPVIQHFKFGSLLPIQPVTS
- the PTPA gene encoding serine/threonine-protein phosphatase 2A activator isoform X1; translation: MAESERRAGTSEEVAPPLQQNFMIPKKEINMVSDMAKWKRSQAYADYMGFILTLNEGVRGKKLTCEYKVSEPIEKLVALLNTLDRWIDETPPVDQPSRFGNKAFRTWYAKLDQEAEKLVATVIPKHLADAAPEVAVYLKESVGNSTRIDYGTGHEAAFAAFLCCLCKIGVLRVDDQMAIVFKVFNRYLEVMRKLQKTYRMEPAGSQGVWGLDDFQFLPFIWGSSQLIDHPNLEPRHFVDEKVVNENHKDFMFLECILFITEMKTGPFAEHSNQLWNISAVPSWSKVNQGLIRMYKAECLEKFPVIQHFKFGSLLPIQPVTS
- the PTPA gene encoding serine/threonine-protein phosphatase 2A activator isoform X3, whose protein sequence is MAESERRAGTSEEVAPPLQQNFMIPKKEINMVSDMAKWKRSQAYADYMGFILTLNEGVRGKKLTCEYKVSEPIEKLVALLNTLDRWIDETPPVDQPSRFGNKAFRTWYAKLDQEAEKLVATVIPKHLADAAPEVAVYLKESVGNSTRIDYGTGHEAAFAAFLCCLCKIGVLRVDDQMAIVFKVFNRYLEVMRKLQKTYRMEPAGSQGVWGLDDFQFLPFIWGSSQLIDHPNLEPRHFVDEKVVNENHKDFMFLECILFITECLEKFPVIQHFKFGSLLPIQPVTS